The Microcystis panniformis FACHB-1757 region TTAGCCAGACCTGTGATGCTAATCTTTGGCGATGATGACTTTACCAGTTCCGATTTAATTGGTAGCCAGTCTGGTTATACCCATAAAAAACTGATGGATAACTATATCCACAGCGTTCTCAAAGTTGAAGACGAGCTAAAACACAATTGGGTGGATTCTCGGTTAACAATGGCCTGTCGCGAGGGGTTTACCCTAGTTTATGATGAGTTCAATCGTTCTCGGCCTGAGGTCAACAACGTTTTACTCTCTGCCTTGGAAGAAAAAATTCTCACCCTGCCGCCCACTAGCCATCAACCCGATTACCTACAAGTCAATTCTCAATTTCGGGCAATTTTCACCTCCAACCCAGAAGAATACTGTGGGGTTCATGCCACCCAAGATGCTTTAATGGATCGGTTGGTAACTATAAATATGCCTGAACCAGACCAACTGACTCAGACTGAAATTCTGGCTCAAAAAACGGGGATTGGTCGAGAAGATGCTTTATTTATTGTCAACCTCGTCAAAACCTTTCGTGTGAAAACTGCGACTGAAAAAACGTCGGGTTTGCGCTCTTGTTTAATGATTGCTAAAGTCTGCGCCTCTCACGATATTGCGGCCAACTCCGCTGATTCGGACTTCCGTGATATCTGCGCCGATGTTCTTTTGTCCCGCACCAATTTATCTGTTGATAAGTCAAGAGCGATTTTATGGGAAATCCTCGAGGACAATCCGTTAGAATCCTTATCCTTTGTAGAGGAGACGGAGCCTTCCGATGCCCAAGCGTCAACTTCTGAGCCTTCGACAGGAAATCAATCGTTAAAAGCCATTCAATCTTTACTGCGAGGCAACTTGCCCCAGCGAAAAGACTAATTTTATACTCTTATTGAGTGAAACCAACCGTGACTTCTTCCACTTTTGCTGGCTCGCTCAAAAACCAGTCAAGCAACTCCCTAAAAACAGCAACTCAAGGTTCGAGTTTAGCGGATATACTCGAACGAGTTTTAGATAAAGGAATTGTGATTGCCGGCGATATTTCCGTTTCGATTGCCTCCACTGAACTGATCAATATCCGCATTCGTTTGTTAATTGCCTCTGTTGATAAAGCCAGGGAAATGGGAATCAACTGGTGGGAAGGAGACCCCTACCTCCATAGCCAATCCCAAGCTTTAC contains the following coding sequences:
- the gvpN gene encoding gas vesicle protein GvpN, translating into MTFTETQTRRSVLCLRPGQFVVTPSIDQVATRALRYLNAGFSIHLCGPAGTGKTTLAMHLANCLARPVMLIFGDDDFTSSDLIGSQSGYTHKKLMDNYIHSVLKVEDELKHNWVDSRLTMACREGFTLVYDEFNRSRPEVNNVLLSALEEKILTLPPTSHQPDYLQVNSQFRAIFTSNPEEYCGVHATQDALMDRLVTINMPEPDQLTQTEILAQKTGIGREDALFIVNLVKTFRVKTATEKTSGLRSCLMIAKVCASHDIAANSADSDFRDICADVLLSRTNLSVDKSRAILWEILEDNPLESLSFVEETEPSDAQASTSEPSTGNQSLKAIQSLLRGNLPQRKD
- a CDS encoding gas vesicle protein — its product is MTSSTFAGSLKNQSSNSLKTATQGSSLADILERVLDKGIVIAGDISVSIASTELINIRIRLLIASVDKAREMGINWWEGDPYLHSQSQALLAENRELSLRLQTLETELETLKSLTQLTAIESHDTSPNDEAHPSDA